In the Aromatoleum bremense genome, one interval contains:
- a CDS encoding 4a-hydroxytetrahydrobiopterin dehydratase codes for MSDELQSRTCTPCRGGVPPMTKAQAQRYLAQTPAWTLSDDGRCIERSFTFGDFKDAMSFVAKLGELAETEGHHPDICFGWGWARVTWQTKKINGLHDNDFIMAAKTDGLAPT; via the coding sequence ATGAGCGACGAGCTACAGTCCAGGACATGCACGCCGTGCCGCGGCGGCGTGCCTCCGATGACGAAGGCGCAGGCCCAGCGCTATCTGGCGCAGACGCCGGCCTGGACCCTTTCGGACGACGGACGCTGCATCGAGCGCAGCTTCACTTTCGGCGACTTCAAGGACGCGATGAGCTTCGTCGCGAAGCTCGGCGAGCTGGCTGAAACCGAGGGCCATCATCCGGACATCTGCTTCGGCTGGGGCTGGGCCCGCGTGACGTGGCAGACAAAGAAGATAAACGGCCTCCACGACAACGATTTCATCATGGCGGCCAAGACCGACGGGCTGGCGCCAACGTGA
- a CDS encoding methyltransferase family protein, translating to MHSSKQPWWRGHRGEWFVVLQAILFALILFGPRTAPGLPPWPETAAVVTSVVGALLIAAGLTMSVAAALHLGSNLTPLPHPREHATLVITGLYRGVRHPIYCGVILMAVGWALFIHGWLTLIYAAGLLLFFDIKSRREERWLIERFPHYIEYQQRVRKLIPFIY from the coding sequence ATGCATTCTTCAAAACAACCTTGGTGGAGAGGCCATCGCGGCGAATGGTTCGTCGTCCTGCAGGCAATCCTCTTCGCCCTCATCCTGTTCGGGCCAAGAACCGCCCCCGGCCTGCCACCCTGGCCGGAAACCGCAGCCGTCGTCACGTCAGTCGTTGGCGCCTTGCTGATCGCTGCAGGGTTGACGATGTCAGTCGCCGCGGCACTGCACCTCGGCTCCAACCTCACCCCCCTGCCCCATCCCAGGGAGCACGCAACCCTGGTGATCACCGGCCTGTATCGAGGGGTGCGGCATCCGATCTACTGCGGGGTGATATTGATGGCGGTCGGCTGGGCGTTGTTTATCCACGGATGGCTTACCCTGATCTACGCAGCCGGGCTGTTGCTGTTCTTCGACATCAAGTCGAGACGCGAGGAACGCTGGCTGATCGAACGCTTTCCCCACTACATCGAATATCAACAGCGGGTGCGCAAATTGATTCCGTTTATTTACTGA
- a CDS encoding SOS response-associated peptidase — MCGRYALYGSISRLREQFGCDIDPLILDFPPRYNAAPMQRLPVIRQLATGERVAHLLRWGLIPSWAKDETIGTRLINARCETLAEKASFRNAFKSRRCLVPASGFYEWKKVAGGKQPYFIRPANDRLFAFAGLWERWSKPDGETLDTFTIITTEANEALGELHDRMPVIVPEDDYDLWLSKDTHPELVRRLLVPYDSVLIRMHPVTKRVGNVHNEGQELVAPLEDRAP; from the coding sequence ATGTGTGGTCGCTACGCCCTCTATGGTTCGATCTCCCGGCTGCGCGAGCAGTTCGGCTGCGATATCGACCCGCTGATCCTGGACTTTCCTCCGCGCTACAACGCAGCCCCGATGCAGAGGCTGCCCGTCATCCGGCAACTGGCCACGGGCGAACGGGTGGCGCATTTGCTGCGCTGGGGCCTCATCCCGTCCTGGGCGAAGGACGAGACGATTGGCACGCGCCTCATCAACGCTCGCTGCGAGACCCTCGCCGAGAAGGCGAGCTTCCGCAATGCGTTCAAGAGCCGCCGCTGCCTCGTGCCGGCGTCGGGGTTCTACGAATGGAAGAAGGTTGCGGGCGGAAAACAGCCGTATTTCATTCGCCCGGCGAATGACCGCCTGTTCGCTTTCGCAGGGCTATGGGAGCGCTGGAGCAAGCCCGACGGCGAGACGCTCGACACCTTTACGATCATCACGACGGAGGCGAACGAGGCGCTGGGCGAACTGCACGACCGCATGCCCGTCATCGTGCCCGAGGATGATTACGACCTGTGGCTGAGCAAAGACACGCATCCGGAGCTGGTGCGCCGATTGCTCGTGCCGTACGACTCCGTTCTAATCCGGATGCACCCTGTGACGAAGCGCGTCGGCAACGTGCACAACGAAGGCCAGGAACTCGTCGCCCCGCTCGAAGACCGCGCCCCGTGA
- a CDS encoding BcsE family c-di-GMP-binding protein, whose amino-acid sequence MQRCARLGDSSREARLNRVTLAIPSFRECQTRLRQGGLYWLTIDREDDARRLIRQVLAGLPEQMPASLLCCGIEPQELADGLDKQTGPDELALFDVSRSRLRETLDHLPSELTRAGIGAAGGLLLLALPIEGWLDYDSRQLHAWCRWMRDWLARRRCTLLLVCHGEASQVYRELASANELLSGLARLYRGEGAIRYLLDFWHSEVGVCAEQAFELVVDGEGFRRVTKAQVQPQDVVVDDDDLVLAQREVLGSASASSGRWQFFASRAELLQRAVGARAASVLMAIDDIGEVDEIAQQVHRLRQRSGNALKIVLREMVPGVRYRDERLLLSSGATLVVPHGMPLPGFLSLLESVQGQIWRRALATDFDSLLDRLRPPQLRGLLAPRDFLAALEMIHAGEFGELVHQLLRLRPHPGLRIAQCLSQIRLRRFGDIACVVDGVLYLFLFACRDDGLEPAMANICRLPWRELFEGCERLDSIATLRRDAFVDTAATMAAVAEADEAMEPAAVGRAPLQLRPATLHLAERCT is encoded by the coding sequence ATGCAACGATGTGCCCGGCTTGGCGATTCTTCCAGGGAGGCCCGTCTGAATCGTGTCACCCTTGCCATCCCGTCTTTCCGGGAGTGCCAGACGCGCCTGCGTCAAGGTGGGCTGTATTGGCTGACGATCGATCGGGAAGATGACGCGAGGCGCCTGATCCGGCAAGTGCTGGCGGGTTTGCCCGAGCAGATGCCGGCCAGCCTGCTGTGCTGCGGCATCGAGCCGCAGGAACTGGCCGACGGCCTCGATAAGCAGACAGGGCCGGACGAACTGGCGCTGTTCGACGTCTCCCGGAGCCGGCTGCGGGAGACGCTCGATCATCTGCCGTCCGAACTGACGCGCGCCGGTATCGGTGCCGCAGGCGGCTTGCTGCTGCTTGCGCTGCCGATCGAGGGCTGGCTGGATTATGACTCCCGTCAGCTGCATGCCTGGTGCCGATGGATGCGCGATTGGCTGGCACGACGGCGCTGCACGCTGCTGCTGGTATGCCACGGCGAGGCGTCGCAGGTGTATCGCGAACTGGCGTCGGCAAATGAACTGCTGTCCGGCCTGGCGCGGCTGTATCGTGGCGAAGGCGCCATTCGCTACCTGCTCGATTTCTGGCACAGCGAGGTTGGCGTCTGCGCCGAGCAGGCATTCGAACTGGTCGTCGATGGCGAAGGATTCCGCCGGGTGACGAAGGCCCAGGTTCAGCCGCAAGACGTGGTCGTCGACGATGATGATCTCGTACTGGCGCAGCGCGAGGTGCTCGGTAGCGCGTCGGCCTCATCCGGTCGCTGGCAATTCTTCGCCAGCCGTGCCGAACTGCTGCAACGGGCTGTCGGGGCGCGTGCGGCCAGCGTGCTGATGGCGATCGACGACATCGGCGAGGTGGATGAAATCGCGCAGCAGGTGCACAGGCTGCGCCAGCGCAGCGGCAACGCACTGAAGATCGTGTTGCGCGAAATGGTCCCCGGGGTGCGGTATCGCGACGAGCGCCTGCTGCTGTCGTCCGGCGCCACCCTGGTCGTGCCGCATGGCATGCCGCTGCCCGGTTTTCTCAGCCTGCTCGAAAGTGTCCAGGGGCAAATCTGGCGGCGCGCCCTCGCGACCGATTTCGACTCCCTGCTCGACCGCTTGCGGCCGCCGCAACTGCGGGGTTTGCTCGCCCCGCGCGATTTCCTTGCTGCGCTGGAGATGATCCATGCCGGCGAATTCGGCGAACTCGTGCACCAGTTGCTGAGATTGCGGCCGCATCCCGGCCTACGGATCGCACAGTGCCTGAGCCAGATCCGCTTGCGGCGATTCGGTGATATCGCCTGTGTCGTCGACGGCGTCCTCTACCTGTTTCTGTTCGCTTGCCGCGATGATGGCCTGGAGCCGGCGATGGCCAACATCTGCCGCCTGCCGTGGCGGGAACTCTTCGAGGGCTGCGAGCGGCTTGACAGCATCGCCACCCTGCGGCGCGACGCCTTCGTCGACACCGCTGCGACGATGGCGGCGGTTGCCGAAGCTGACGAAGCCATGGAACCGGCTGCCGTGGGGCGGGCACCCTTGCAGTTGCGTCCGGCAACCTTGCATCTTGCTGAGCGCTGCACATGA
- the bcsF gene encoding cellulose biosynthesis protein BcsF, which yields MNYAELLQVVAVVCVLTTALVLLAGELRRTLREWIERCLPPRHLRARGVRRRQAGTAENGDAHE from the coding sequence ATGAACTACGCCGAACTGCTCCAGGTCGTCGCCGTGGTCTGCGTGTTGACGACGGCGCTGGTCCTCCTCGCCGGCGAGTTGCGGCGCACCCTGCGCGAATGGATCGAGCGCTGCCTGCCGCCCCGTCATCTGCGTGCCAGGGGGGTGCGGCGCCGGCAGGCCGGGACCGCGGAGAATGGAGACGCCCATGAATGA
- the bcsG gene encoding cellulose biosynthesis protein BcsG, giving the protein METPMNERKTGKPGLAWPGLGGWNLYFLAKFILVWLGYLNFQAVPNLVFAAALLLPVSSALLLPRKLLALPAGVALLYHDTWLPPFARLLAQPGVLDFSAEYLLELAGRFIDWTLIGVLFVFVVAALYLSRWLRLTTFTLVGLGWLASGGLADMAGQPAVAAVAREQPRHAIPASPGREADSATLDEYLQRFYGDEAGRRTEFQPPPAAAAPFDLLLVNICSLAWDDLEAVGMKDNALFRQMDIVFDHFNSATSYSGPAAIRLLRASCGQSSHSGLYDHAANQCLLFDNLRRLGFDSALALNHDGKFDDFLGEVRRQGGMPAPALDGSSFRRALVNFDGSPIWRDREVLERWWQHRQGQDSGRVALLYNTVTLHDGNRLVRADGGTQRVDYRALAQRLLEDLNAFIDQLERSGRRVVLVIVPEHGAGLHGDRMQIAGMREIPSPSITHVPVGIKLIGMGSAARDEPLHVGAPSSYLALSEIIARLSMMAAVDDGAGIDRHALVADLPQTAPVAENAGTVVLEYGGMSYVRIQEQGEWLPYPHRSQ; this is encoded by the coding sequence ATGGAGACGCCCATGAATGAGCGTAAGACCGGCAAGCCGGGCCTGGCGTGGCCGGGGCTGGGGGGCTGGAACCTGTATTTCCTGGCCAAGTTCATCCTCGTGTGGCTCGGTTACTTGAATTTTCAGGCCGTACCCAACCTGGTATTCGCCGCGGCCTTGCTGTTACCGGTGTCGTCGGCGCTGCTGCTGCCGCGCAAGCTGCTGGCGCTGCCGGCGGGCGTGGCGCTCCTTTATCACGACACCTGGTTGCCGCCGTTCGCCCGCCTGCTGGCGCAGCCCGGAGTGCTCGATTTTTCTGCGGAATATCTGCTCGAACTGGCCGGACGCTTCATCGACTGGACGCTCATCGGCGTGCTGTTCGTGTTCGTGGTGGCGGCGCTATACCTTTCGCGCTGGCTGCGTCTGACCACGTTCACTCTGGTCGGGCTCGGGTGGCTGGCCAGCGGCGGCCTGGCAGACATGGCGGGGCAGCCTGCGGTTGCCGCCGTCGCCCGCGAGCAGCCGCGCCACGCGATACCGGCTTCGCCGGGCCGGGAAGCCGACAGCGCCACGCTGGACGAATATCTGCAACGGTTCTACGGCGACGAGGCAGGGCGGCGCACCGAATTCCAGCCGCCCCCCGCGGCGGCCGCGCCCTTCGACCTGTTGCTGGTGAACATCTGCTCGCTGGCCTGGGACGATCTCGAGGCTGTCGGCATGAAGGACAACGCCTTGTTCCGGCAGATGGATATCGTCTTCGATCACTTCAATTCGGCGACGTCCTACAGCGGGCCGGCGGCCATCCGCCTGTTGCGCGCCAGTTGCGGTCAATCCTCGCACAGCGGCCTTTACGATCACGCCGCGAACCAGTGTCTCCTGTTCGATAACCTGCGCCGGCTGGGTTTCGACAGCGCACTGGCGCTGAACCACGATGGCAAGTTCGACGATTTCCTCGGCGAGGTGCGCCGCCAAGGTGGCATGCCGGCGCCGGCGCTCGATGGCAGCAGTTTCCGCCGCGCGCTGGTGAATTTCGACGGTTCGCCGATCTGGCGCGACCGCGAGGTGCTGGAGCGCTGGTGGCAGCATCGCCAGGGGCAGGATTCCGGGCGCGTGGCTCTGCTGTACAACACCGTCACACTGCACGACGGCAACCGTCTGGTGCGCGCCGACGGCGGCACTCAACGCGTCGATTACCGGGCGCTCGCGCAGCGGTTGCTCGAAGACCTGAACGCCTTCATCGATCAACTCGAGCGCAGCGGCCGGCGCGTGGTCCTGGTCATCGTCCCCGAGCACGGCGCCGGGCTGCATGGCGACCGCATGCAGATTGCCGGCATGCGCGAGATCCCCAGCCCGTCGATCACCCACGTGCCGGTGGGGATCAAGCTGATCGGCATGGGATCGGCCGCGCGCGACGAGCCGCTGCATGTCGGCGCGCCGAGCAGCTATTTGGCATTGTCGGAAATCATCGCGCGGCTGTCGATGATGGCGGCGGTGGACGACGGTGCCGGCATCGACCGGCACGCCTTGGTAGCGGACCTGCCGCAGACGGCCCCGGTGGCGGAAAACGCCGGCACCGTGGTGCTGGAATACGGCGGGATGTCTTACGTACGCATTCAGGAGCAAGGTGAATGGCTACCCTACCCGCATCGTTCGCAATGA
- the bcsR gene encoding cellulose biosynthesis protein BcsR encodes MSTTAHDLDDSSTADDIGRLRAALQLPEFDYVGLGMRAEMLRALRRWPLLDELDRSDALPTTHDRQEVAA; translated from the coding sequence ATGAGCACGACGGCACACGACCTGGACGATTCGTCCACGGCCGACGACATCGGCCGCCTGCGGGCGGCGCTGCAACTGCCGGAATTCGATTACGTCGGCCTTGGCATGCGGGCGGAAATGCTGCGCGCGCTGCGACGCTGGCCCCTGCTCGATGAACTGGATCGCAGCGACGCCCTGCCGACGACGCACGACCGGCAGGAGGTGGCGGCGTGA
- the bcsQ gene encoding cellulose biosynthesis protein BcsQ, giving the protein MTSVSMRGLRGGVGSTSLLAAVGHALHSLGERVLLVDVCPENLLRLHFNLGWTERRGWARATLDGWPWEEQAWSLGSNLFLLPYGEVNEAEETAMERRLGAEPALWRRRRASLAEHFDWLLFDLPRGHPAHAASVGPCDLPIRVVEADAACHALLQRRPERSCDLMLVNRYDPLCQLQRDVLLLWKQRHGGRLLPVNVHADAAMREALACKAPVGHYAPASLVAKDALSVAIWCLAQRARAA; this is encoded by the coding sequence GTGACCTCCGTGTCGATGCGCGGACTGCGTGGCGGCGTCGGCAGCACTTCGCTGCTGGCCGCCGTTGGCCATGCGTTGCACAGCCTGGGCGAGCGGGTGCTGCTGGTCGATGTCTGCCCGGAGAACCTGTTGCGGCTGCATTTCAACCTGGGCTGGACGGAGAGGAGGGGGTGGGCGCGCGCCACTCTCGATGGATGGCCGTGGGAGGAACAGGCCTGGAGTCTGGGGTCGAACCTGTTCCTGCTTCCATACGGCGAGGTGAACGAGGCCGAGGAGACCGCCATGGAGCGACGGCTGGGTGCCGAGCCCGCGCTGTGGCGGCGCCGCCGGGCCAGCCTAGCGGAGCATTTCGACTGGCTGCTGTTCGATCTGCCGCGCGGCCATCCGGCTCATGCCGCCAGCGTCGGTCCGTGCGATCTGCCGATCCGGGTGGTGGAGGCCGATGCCGCCTGCCATGCGCTGCTGCAGCGTCGGCCAGAGCGGTCCTGCGACCTCATGCTCGTCAATCGCTACGATCCGCTCTGCCAGTTGCAGCGCGATGTGCTGCTGCTCTGGAAGCAGCGTCATGGCGGCCGGCTGCTGCCGGTAAACGTCCATGCCGATGCGGCAATGCGCGAGGCGCTGGCCTGCAAGGCCCCGGTCGGTCACTACGCCCCAGCCAGCCTGGTGGCGAAAGACGCCCTCAGCGTGGCCATCTGGTGCCTGGCGCAGCGGGCGAGGGCAGCGTGA
- the bcsA gene encoding UDP-forming cellulose synthase catalytic subunit, whose translation MPGAAGEGSVTLACCFPYRRLRHRHGCSAVAALLLSMINLLAWLVLRLESHAWRALLDERQRWYPQLADKRPSPGDPLRYAVQTLWLLMIRPAAPVHSPHRRWLAAWSSVGRACGRLFADVGQIPPRVRRSTRLRRGADWLERIGPRRRLLLYGVIGILAAGLALLCITEPFDYLAQSVFVLLLWTLAMVVRRMPGRFPTLLLLVLSVIVSCRYLWWRYTATLNWNDALDLACGLILLAAESYSWLILMLGYIQTCWPLGRRPAQLPPDTRQWPSVDLFIPTYNEDLDVVRTTVYAALGIDWPQEKLRIHILDDGRRDSFRRFAAEVGVGYLARPDNRHAKAGNLNHALSHTDGELVAVFDCDHVPVHSFLQVTVGWFLRDPKLALVQTPHHFFSPDPFERNLGIFRRQPNEGDLFYGLVQDGNDMWNAAFFCGSCAVLRRSALESVDGFAVETVTEDAHTALRLHRNGWNSAYLRVSQAAGLATASLPAHVGQRIRWARGMAQIFRIDNPLLGKGLNLLQRLCYANAMLHFLYGLPRLVFLTAPLAFLLLHAYIIYAPALMILLYVLPHMIHASLATSRMQGAYRKTFWGEVYETVLAWYIAWPTTVALFNPKKGSFNVTAKGDLIQEDQFNWKIALPCLVLAALNFLGLGFAVWRLSYGSTEEIATVIVSSLWVGYNLLIIGAAMSVAAEARQVRQSHRVQTPLTVALRLPDGHLFPGVLADYSVAGVAVRLQVPLPLPLPLPLSSGIEVNLLLRRGEREFAFPGIVRRYDGDLLGIGFETLSSQQKIDFVQCTFARADAWLDWHHEFGGDRPLRSFADILKLGCEGYRRLYLHLPRPLRAPLRHFGRLGRWLGSYLPRNPLPLLSSPLPTAGP comes from the coding sequence GTGCCTGGCGCAGCGGGCGAGGGCAGCGTGACGCTCGCGTGCTGCTTTCCTTATCGTCGGCTGCGCCATCGGCATGGCTGTTCGGCCGTGGCCGCGCTGCTGCTGAGCATGATCAACCTGCTGGCCTGGCTCGTGCTGCGTCTGGAGTCGCATGCCTGGCGTGCGTTGCTCGATGAGCGACAGCGCTGGTATCCGCAACTGGCGGACAAGCGGCCGAGCCCGGGCGACCCGTTGCGTTACGCCGTGCAGACGTTATGGCTGCTGATGATCCGCCCGGCCGCTCCGGTGCATTCGCCGCACCGGCGCTGGCTGGCTGCATGGTCGAGTGTGGGGCGGGCCTGCGGGCGCCTGTTCGCTGACGTCGGGCAGATACCGCCGCGCGTGCGGCGCAGTACCAGGTTGCGCCGCGGTGCGGACTGGCTGGAGCGAATCGGCCCGCGCCGCCGGCTACTGCTGTACGGCGTTATCGGCATCCTCGCCGCCGGCCTGGCGCTGCTGTGCATCACCGAACCTTTCGATTACCTGGCCCAGTCGGTGTTCGTCCTCCTGCTGTGGACCTTGGCCATGGTGGTCAGGCGCATGCCGGGGCGCTTTCCCACGCTGCTGCTGCTCGTGCTGTCGGTGATCGTGTCCTGCCGCTACCTGTGGTGGCGCTATACCGCGACCCTGAACTGGAACGACGCCCTCGATCTGGCCTGCGGGCTGATCCTGCTGGCGGCGGAAAGCTACTCCTGGCTGATCCTGATGCTTGGCTACATCCAGACCTGCTGGCCGCTGGGGCGCCGTCCCGCGCAGTTGCCGCCCGACACCCGGCAGTGGCCGAGCGTGGACCTGTTCATCCCGACCTACAACGAGGATCTCGACGTGGTACGCACTACTGTCTATGCGGCGCTGGGGATCGACTGGCCGCAGGAGAAGCTGCGCATCCACATTCTCGACGACGGCCGGCGCGACAGTTTTCGCCGCTTCGCCGCCGAGGTCGGCGTCGGATATCTCGCCCGTCCGGACAACCGCCACGCCAAGGCGGGCAACCTCAACCACGCGCTGAGCCATACCGACGGCGAACTGGTGGCGGTGTTCGACTGCGACCACGTGCCGGTGCATTCCTTTCTCCAGGTTACCGTGGGCTGGTTCCTGCGCGACCCGAAGCTGGCGCTCGTGCAGACGCCACACCATTTCTTCTCGCCGGACCCGTTCGAACGCAATCTCGGCATCTTCCGCCGCCAGCCCAACGAGGGCGACCTGTTCTATGGCCTGGTCCAGGATGGCAACGACATGTGGAACGCGGCGTTCTTCTGCGGTTCCTGCGCGGTGCTGCGCCGTTCCGCGCTGGAATCGGTCGACGGCTTCGCCGTCGAGACGGTGACCGAGGATGCGCATACCGCGCTGCGCCTGCACCGCAACGGCTGGAACTCGGCCTACCTGCGCGTCTCGCAGGCCGCCGGTCTGGCCACCGCAAGCCTGCCTGCCCACGTCGGCCAGCGCATCCGCTGGGCGCGCGGCATGGCGCAGATCTTCCGTATCGACAACCCCCTGCTGGGCAAGGGACTGAACCTGTTGCAGCGCCTTTGCTACGCCAACGCCATGCTGCACTTTCTGTACGGCCTGCCGCGGCTGGTGTTTCTCACCGCGCCACTGGCGTTCCTGCTGTTGCATGCCTACATCATCTATGCGCCGGCGCTGATGATCCTGCTCTACGTCCTGCCGCACATGATCCATGCCAGCCTGGCCACCTCGCGCATGCAGGGCGCTTACCGGAAAACCTTCTGGGGCGAGGTGTACGAGACGGTGCTGGCCTGGTACATCGCCTGGCCGACGACGGTCGCCTTGTTCAACCCGAAGAAGGGCAGCTTCAATGTCACAGCCAAGGGCGACCTGATCCAGGAAGACCAGTTCAACTGGAAAATCGCCCTGCCGTGTCTTGTCCTGGCGGCGCTGAATTTTCTCGGCCTCGGCTTTGCCGTCTGGCGCCTGTCGTACGGTTCGACCGAGGAGATCGCCACCGTGATCGTCAGTTCGCTGTGGGTGGGCTACAACCTGCTGATCATCGGTGCCGCCATGTCGGTGGCCGCCGAGGCGCGCCAGGTGCGCCAGAGCCATCGAGTGCAGACGCCACTGACGGTGGCGCTGCGCCTGCCCGATGGCCATCTTTTCCCTGGCGTCCTGGCCGACTACTCCGTCGCTGGCGTCGCTGTCAGGCTGCAGGTGCCGCTGCCGCTGCCGCTGCCGCTGCCGCTGTCGTCCGGCATCGAAGTGAACCTGCTGCTGCGCCGCGGCGAGCGCGAATTCGCCTTTCCGGGCATCGTCCGCCGTTACGACGGCGATCTGCTCGGGATCGGCTTCGAAACGCTCTCGTCCCAGCAAAAGATCGATTTCGTCCAGTGCACCTTTGCCCGTGCCGACGCCTGGCTGGACTGGCACCACGAATTCGGCGGCGATCGGCCCCTGCGCAGCTTCGCCGACATCCTGAAGCTGGGCTGCGAAGGCTATCGCCGGCTGTACCTGCACCTGCCGCGCCCGTTGCGCGCACCGCTGCGCCACTTTGGGCGTCTGGGGCGCTGGTTGGGCAGCTACTTGCCGCGCAATCCCTTGCCCCTGCTTTCCTCTCCTTTGCCGACCGCCGGACCATGA